In Pseudophryne corroboree isolate aPseCor3 chromosome 2, aPseCor3.hap2, whole genome shotgun sequence, the sequence tatatatatattctatgaaTATTATAAGGCTACGTAGTACTGAGGCCAGCTGTGCTCCTGGCTACAATCCGCAAATAATGTGCAATAGCCTGTTACACTTACACCCTGAGTTTCACCAGTTCAGCAAATGTTCTCACTATAGTACAGATGCTGGAGCTTACACAGTCACATGATGACTTTGATTTTAAAACCTCAAATCAGTCTGTTTCTGGGAGATCCTACTGTTTGTACAGGACAGTACTTTTGTGTCTGTCAAGCTGCCCATGGAAACATATTGTAGGAACTTCTGTGAAATGACAAGCTTGCAGTTAGTGCATGGTAAGTGAATGTTGGTAGCTTGATCCCTGTAAGCATCCAAACTGCCAAGTAAATGGTCCATGAGCATGCTCTGTTAGATTGTCCATGTGATTCGGGTAGCAGGTGCCAATGCTGTAATTTCCATGTCTATAATAAGGTGTGCCTGGCATTGAGCTGTCCTCTGTTGGACTTCCAAATTGGCACTGCAAATAGGGACCATCTGGTGACTGTCTAGTGTAGTAAGGAGAGTGACCAAGCTGAAGATGTGTAGCCGCCACATAGCTGGGATTTAAAGGTACATCTTGTTGAGTCTGTGATGGCACTGAGTAGGCCTGGGAATTGTTGTCACTGACCTCTGGCTGCCTGTGTCCATCATGCTGTATGTGGCACTCTGTATGACCGCAGGCCCATTTCTGTGGAGAGTTTGAGTGCAGGTACTTGGATAGCGTAGATATTCTAGTGATGGCTCGCTTCAGTGTTGCTATCTTGGATAGCCGCTTGCCACTCAAATCATGTTTAAGGGTCAGTCGCAGTGCATTAAATGCTTGGTTGTAGTCCAGGATCCTCTTCCTTTCTCTGACATTGGCTGCTACCCTTCTGGCCTTGGACCTCACTGGCCTTGTCCTCTTCTTGGGCTTGGCCTCTTCAGCTTCACTCTCACTCTCAAATCTGTTGAATTTCTCCAGACATCTCTCGTCTGTCTCATCTTCCATCTCTTGCTCATCTTCCGAGAAGTCTGACTCAACGAGGCTCATTGCAGCTGTCCTCACTGCTCAGCTCCAGCCCTGAGATTAGTTTACCTTGAATTTTCTGCTCTGCTTTTAAAGATTTTGCGATCAGACCTTCCACTCCCTCTCAAAGTCACTCCCTGCACGGGCAGCCTACACCTTAAATACTACTTGTCTTCTTGTTTTATTATACCTATAACAGGTACCTAGTACCTAACTTTTATTACCTGCCTGCAGGTAGACAGGGCTTGGTTTGATAGTTTTAAAAAAGATCATAGAAAACATGCAAATGCCTGTAGTTAGTACTCTGACATACTGATCTGCAAAATTATACAGAACATGTAGTTTCTCCTCTTACAACAAATTACAGGTATTTCCTCTTAATCTATTCTGGCTGATCACCTTCAAACTTGTACTGCCACAGGGGCCAATAATACATACAGTCACAGAGCATGCAAAGCAATTCACACCTCTGCGGCAGAGGGAGAATATATATGCCAGGTTCCAATGTATAGGgcaatagtgtctaggtcgacatgcattaggtagtcaggtacaaaaggttaacatggtcaaaaggttgacatgacattgGTTGACACACTTTTTTGGGGGAGGTTTTCATGTTTTTCCAACTTATGCTTGATTTattatccatgtggactatgattgggaatagtaacctgtggtaagCAACCCAAGCCAtcttgcccgaagtgtggcgagcgaagcgagcccgtaaAGGTACTCGCTTCCACTAATTGAgcttagatatggttaaacatacaaaatggcaCAGAAAAACTACAAAAACTATGCATGTCGATCaaatggggtcaacctaatgacagtCTACCTATACAGTGTAGATCTTCTCAGGGCgagcaacaggggggggggggggggggggggtaaaaggggacacctgtaccgggccccaaggataagaggggccccaaggatatgccgcttaatgcccggcagggatgtgaactgtcttgtccaaatagggcagagaTCTGTAGGTAGTGTGGGTgcagtctcagagtgacaggagcttctctcacacagtgactgtgcggcgtgaGTGTGCATctgctcttctgggtccagctctattgcaggcagttatggaacatggcagcagctccgctggccaggattcccatgccctgcacTGGACTCTGGTGGGGTCTGCTGTGCGATGTTTGGGTCTGGGtagtggggagtgcagcgcaggggaGTCTTTCCCCAGGGTAAgtgtggcttggtgaggggatacagggctttgggatggagtGGGGGGCTGGGAGTGCAGCATGTAGtcatggggagagacagactgtgtggtgtggggaaggaaggagagagggagacacagactgtgtgtgtgtaggggaagaaagagagatatacacatttatatatgttcataaatatatatatatatttattaacagtttcttatatagcgcagcaaattccattgcactttaagatagatagatagatagatagatagatagatagatagatagatagatagatagatagatagagatatcacCGGGCCCCAAGAATTCTACTGCCAGCCCTGGATCTTCTATAACACACCAATTTAAGTCAGCCATTAATAAGATTATGAACAGTCACACAGATAATGTGTTCTTCATCTTGACAGCATAGTGAtattgggatctatttactaaatctttgagagagataaagtggacagagaaaaaaagtaccagccaatcagctgctaactgccatgttacaggctgtgtttgaaatatgacagttgggagctggttggttggtagtttatctccaaggcttagcaagTAGACCCCATTATCAGCAGTGTTATCAGTGCTTTCTCTTCTGTTATCTCTATCAGTAATTTGACTATCCATTACATATACAGTGATAAGTGgtggtgtaaaggggggtactcacagagcgataatctaagcaatctgactagattttaagcatgatcactccgtgtgtaccccccacagcaatagcgatgcgcagccccgcgcatcgctatcgctggtgcaggccaatctagcaggtcgctcatttcacctgctgggtgaaatgagcgcgccccccccccgcctccccgtctccccccgcacgctcagcacacatcgcgctgtgctgagcggtgggagagatgtgtgctgagcggttcgctcagcacacatctctcccacattggcccatgaatacgggcctttagtcttatttattatttattaacagttttgtatctagcgcacacatattccgcagcactttgcagagaatattttgtcattcacatcagtcccagccCCAATCTCTATCCTTTACCAATTGTACACACATTAGGATTCATCTACTAGGGTTCACCTACCAGGGGATACGTACGatttaccggcagatgggatgccatcTGTCATGATCCTAGCAGCGGGATCccatctgccagaatgccggcaacggGGGGAGcaatagaaagccccttgcgggttcgctgcgctcgccacactgtgggcacggtggctcgctgcgcttgccacaggttttattctcccactatgggtgtcgtggacacccacagagggagaatagcctgtgtcaccgGTATTCCGGCAGCGTCATTTCACCgcatgtcaggattctggcatcggtattgtgaccaccaggATCTCGACTATTTTAACAGCTTCCCCGTACcagtatgtttttgtattgtgggaagaaACTTGATGACCAGACCTATGGAAGCCTACACAAACATgggtagaacatacaaactccacacacatatGGCTTTGGTGGGATACAAACCCAGGATCTCACTTCtgagaggaagtaatgctaaccactatgacAACCATGCTACACAACTCTTTTTTGCTGTGTTTTGATTCTTTTGTGATCATCAATGGAATGGGTAAAATGTATTGTTTATGTTTATTTAACATTCACAACCCTTTAACTTAGCAGTTGTGTACACATATGCTCAATCACTCTTATCGGTGGCCTTATTCAGTGGAGAATTTGCACCTATTATAGGGCCTGTATATGAAAAATACCAGGAgatggttggttagtactttatctccatcctctttatctctctccatggcttgttTCATAGACCCCTTAATTcctaaagagcaatgtcatgccaacATTGCAAATGTTGTCTACTGATGGATCAGCTGCACAGTAAACaaacagacatagggggtaattcagacctgatcgtagcagcaaatgtgttagcagttgggcaaaaccatgtgcactgcaggtggggcagaaataacatgtgcagagagagttagatttgggtggagtgtgttcaaactgaaatctaaattgcagtgtaaaaataaagcagccagtatttaccctgcacagaaacaatataacccacccaaatctaactttctctgcaaacgttatatctgccccacctgcagtgcacatggaggggtcattccgacccgatcgctcactgcagtttgtcgtagTGCGGTTTGGAacagcgcatgcgccggcgccgcagtgcgccggcgcatggcagccgtcattgcctagcgattgcctctgggagggggctggatggcgacgttaagccgccatttagggggcacagtccggccaacgcaggcgtggccggaccgttgggggggacgggccgcggcggctgcgtgacgtcacacgcagccactgcgggccggtgagtgacgagtagctcccggccagcacgctaaagctgcactggtcgggggctactcttgaagtgcaaaggcatcgccactgtgcaatgcctttgcacttctgggggggggggggtcggcactgacatgcggggtgatccagccctgtgctgggcgtccccccgcatgtcagtgtgaatgatcgtagctgtgctacatttaacacagctacaatcaactcggaatgacccctatggttttgcccaattggtaacaaatttgctgctacgatcaggtctgaattagccccatgtctGTTTGTTTACCGTGCAGATGATCCATCAGTAGACAATATTTGCAATGTTGTCCCCATGCCCGCTGTTCTtcacaccacacaggacattgtgcttgtactcctgtcacccactgtctctccctgtcaccctctgcctttccgtgCCACCCACcgtcgtgtggcatattgtgaacttgggttggggtatttttgcacctgggtccaccactTACAAGTTCTTTCACTGAGTCCTATACTGTTCAATGTTCAAGCACTCACCTGACATACACTAGCTGGGACACTTTCTGATTGTCTGATaattataggggcagatgtattaagcctggagacggcataaggaagtgataaaccagtgataagtgcaaggtgataaacgcaccagccaatcagctcctaactgttgatttacatattggagctaattggctggtgcatttatcaccttgcatttatcactggtttatcacttccttatgccttcaccaggttaatacatctgccccaatgtttggtaCTGTATTTTTGGATGTTGCATTGCCCTGTGACTCTTTTAATAAACATATCCTCCCCCCAAAAATGTATTGGCATTACAGGAAGAGAGAGTGGTGCAATGTAACCTAAAACTATAAAATAGGGCATTTACATGCTATGCATAGTTTTATG encodes:
- the BHLHA9 gene encoding class A basic helix-loop-helix protein 9; this translates as MSLVESDFSEDEQEMEDETDERCLEKFNRFESESEAEEAKPKKRTRPVRSKARRVAANVRERKRILDYNQAFNALRLTLKHDLSGKRLSKIATLKRAITRISTLSKYLHSNSPQKWACGHTECHIQHDGHRQPEVSDNNSQAYSVPSQTQQDVPLNPSYVAATHLQLGHSPYYTRQSPDGPYLQCQFGSPTEDSSMPGTPYYRHGNYSIGTCYPNHMDNLTEHAHGPFTWQFGCLQGSSYQHSLTMH